One Sus scrofa isolate TJ Tabasco breed Duroc chromosome 10, Sscrofa11.1, whole genome shotgun sequence genomic window carries:
- the LOC102160416 gene encoding uncharacterized protein LOC102160416: MLVLCSPCLVDSRFCMIRVAPETTERKKAQLSLPWLPNPLGLSWTSWHSVSKDSPCGKLSPGHSDGTWDGRAGFTPGNRPCALPQVVTRILAPTPPTPMLQCFYWLPLAPEAGRPTGVRTGEAATRGRAPRRRLSSLAGVRGVASAAARAPGAAGRGRGFGSAALSFAGSSARCGRSRRRSWRRRPLLGPPWRRRRRPLLGPPWRRRWRPLLGPPWRRRWRPLLGPQRRRRPPLRGPQRRRLVPPVLRQPPEAQEPRTQSVPGVAYVLRRVMAANQQRPFHSVVFSVSGFPGEFVTEEVAREQVSPKRSTLLPWAVAGSCREKLQRVLERSALKLGRPTLPSEVGMIVCAVTNPASLDEMAAQAAVILNCVRPVFQYIGCVNRR, from the exons ATGCTCGTGCTGTGCTCTCCCTGCCTTGTGGACTCCAGGTTCTGCATGATCAGGGTTGCTCCTGaaacaacagagagaaagaaagcccaGCTGTCTTTGCCTTGGCTTCCCAACCCCCTCGGGCTCTCCTGGACCTCCTGGCATTCCGTGTCTAAAGATTCTCCTTGTGGGAAGCTGAGTCCTGGTCATTCAGATGGGACGTGGGACGGCCGAGCTGGGTTCACCCCTGGGAACAGACCTTGCGCGCTTCCCCAGGTTGTAACGCGCATCCTGGCCCCAACCCCACCTACCCCCATGCTCCAGTGCTTCTACTGG CTCCCGCTAGCCCCGGAGGCAGGGCGGCCCACGGGAGTCAGGACAGGGGAGGCAGCAACTCGGGGAAGAGCCCCTAGGCGGCGGCTCAGCAGCCTCGCGGGCGTGAGGGGCGTGGCCAGTGCGGCTGCGCGAGCTCCAGGGGCGGCGGGGCGTGGGCGGGGCTTTGGGAGCGCAGCGCTCAGCTTTGCGGGCAGCAGCGCGCGCTGCGGGAGGTCGCGGCGTCGAAGTTGGCGTCGGCGGCCCTTGCTTGGACCACcgtggaggcggcggcggcggcccttGCTTGGACCACCGTGGAGGCGGCGGTGGCGGCCCTTGCTTGGACCACCGTGGAGGCGGCGGTGGCGGCCCTTGCTTGGGCCACAGCGGAGGCGGCGGCCCCCCTTGCGTGGGCCACAACGGAGGCGGTTAGTTCCTCCGGTTCTGAGGCAGCCGCCTGAGGCGCAGGAACCCAGGACGCAGTCGGTTCCAGGCGTAGCGTATGTGCTGCGGAGGGTCATGGCTGCGAATCAGCAGAGGCCTTTCCACTCGGTGGTGTTCAGCGTGTCTGGCTTCCCCGGCGAGTTCGTGACGGAGGAGGTGGCTCGGGAGCAGGTGTCCCCCAAGCGGAGCAccctcctgccctgggctgtggcGGGCAGTTGCAGGGAGAAGCTGCAGCGAGTGCTGGAGCGGTCGGCCCTGAAGCTGG gaAGACCGACACTGCCGTCTGAAGTTGGAATGATAGTTTGTGCTGTCACTAATCCAGCCTCCCTTGATGAAATGGCTGCACAGGCAGCGGTGATCCTCAATTGTGTCAGACCA GTATTCCAATACATTGGGTGTGTAAACAGAAGATAG